A genome region from Flavobacterium sp. CFS9 includes the following:
- a CDS encoding XRE family transcriptional regulator, protein MEQKIHQGRNVKRFREMLNIKQEALAYDLGEDWNQKKISMLEQKEVIEDKLLKQISAILRIPVEAFQNFDEEQAINIISNTFSDFKDGASAINLHPVFNPIQEVLRIHEEKIALYERMLKEKDDMMARLEKLIGK, encoded by the coding sequence ATGGAACAGAAAATACATCAGGGAAGAAACGTAAAACGTTTTAGAGAAATGCTTAACATCAAACAAGAAGCATTGGCTTATGATCTGGGAGAAGACTGGAACCAAAAGAAAATTTCGATGCTCGAACAAAAAGAGGTAATCGAAGACAAGCTGCTGAAACAAATTTCTGCCATCTTAAGAATTCCGGTGGAAGCTTTTCAGAACTTTGATGAAGAACAAGCGATAAATATTATTTCGAATACATTTTCAGATTTCAAAGATGGAGCCTCTGCAATTAATCTTCATCCAGTATTTAATCCAATACAAGAGGTTTTAAGAATACACGAAGAAAAAATCGCTTTATACGAGCGTATGTTGAAAGAGAAAGATGATATGATGGCGAGGCTTGAGAAGTTGATTGGTAAATGA